The following proteins come from a genomic window of Trinickia caryophylli:
- a CDS encoding porin, giving the protein MRSQRQQARRRQRFRYLGIAAGALMAMHGARAQSSVTLYGALDTSIEITNPGSGWTPRLDSGAYRGSRFGIRGAEPIGAHTRILFELENGFSSADGSFASTNTIFSRQAWIGVGAPWGEVRMGRQYSPIYIPFKGQLDAFGAGTIASGLNNLSKITPYVNNALTYLSPDLHGFSATTMVSLREGGANAGNGLAGHFETIDYRRGPLHASFAHQQTNGSGALRANLGGVSYLLGAWTAFVSFFNGYCASPSYHDDGLSVSARYAVTPRFRTSFGYTYMRDRSGAGNDADQFSVACEYEVSKKLLFYASAASLRNRGSGAFTLRGVNVTGLPVAYPGAPVRGFQIGMIDRF; this is encoded by the coding sequence ATGAGGAGCCAGCGCCAACAGGCGAGGCGCCGGCAACGCTTTCGATATCTTGGTATAGCGGCCGGCGCGCTCATGGCGATGCACGGCGCGCGAGCGCAAAGCTCCGTCACGCTCTACGGCGCCCTCGATACCAGCATCGAAATCACGAACCCGGGCTCGGGCTGGACGCCGCGGCTCGATTCCGGCGCGTATCGCGGCTCGCGCTTCGGCATCCGCGGTGCCGAGCCGATCGGCGCGCACACGCGGATATTGTTCGAACTCGAGAACGGCTTCAGTTCGGCCGATGGCAGCTTCGCGTCCACCAATACGATTTTCAGCCGGCAGGCGTGGATCGGAGTAGGCGCGCCCTGGGGCGAAGTGAGGATGGGGCGGCAATATTCGCCCATTTACATTCCGTTCAAGGGGCAACTCGACGCATTCGGCGCGGGCACGATCGCCTCGGGGCTCAATAATCTTTCGAAAATCACGCCCTACGTCAACAACGCCCTTACTTACCTTTCGCCGGACTTGCATGGCTTCTCGGCAACCACGATGGTTTCGCTGCGCGAAGGTGGGGCGAACGCGGGCAATGGCCTTGCAGGTCACTTCGAAACGATCGACTACCGCCGTGGCCCGTTGCACGCCTCCTTTGCGCATCAGCAAACAAACGGCAGCGGCGCGCTGCGCGCCAACCTTGGCGGTGTTTCCTATCTGCTCGGTGCCTGGACGGCTTTCGTTTCTTTCTTCAACGGCTATTGCGCGTCGCCAAGCTACCACGACGACGGCCTTTCCGTATCGGCGCGTTACGCCGTGACACCGCGCTTTCGCACGTCGTTCGGCTACACGTATATGCGCGACCGCTCGGGCGCCGGCAACGATGCCGATCAATTCAGCGTGGCTTGCGAATACGAGGTGTCGAAAAAGCTGCTGTTCTACGCGAGTGCGGCGTCGCTGCGCAATCGGGGGAGTGGCGCGTTCACGCTGCGCGGCGTGAACGTGACGGGTTTGCCGGTCGCCTATCCCGGCGCGCCCGTGCGCGGGTTTCAGATCGGCATGATCGACCGCTTCTGA
- a CDS encoding YnfA family protein has protein sequence MKTVFLFVVTAIAEILGCYLPYRWLKEGGSPWLLVPAAASLVVFSWLLTLHPAAAGRVYAAYGGVYVSVALVWLWLVDGVRPSSWDLAGVSLALLGMGLIAFQPK, from the coding sequence GTGAAGACCGTTTTTCTCTTTGTGGTGACCGCCATTGCGGAAATACTGGGCTGTTATTTGCCTTATCGGTGGCTGAAGGAGGGGGGAAGTCCCTGGCTGCTCGTGCCGGCCGCGGCCTCGCTCGTGGTGTTTTCGTGGTTGTTGACGCTGCATCCGGCTGCCGCGGGGCGCGTCTATGCGGCGTACGGCGGCGTTTATGTGTCGGTCGCGCTGGTGTGGCTCTGGCTCGTCGACGGCGTCAGGCCGTCGAGCTGGGACTTGGCTGGCGTGTCGCTTGCATTGCTGGGCATGGGACTGATTGCATTTCAGCCGAAGTAG